From the Candidatus Methanosuratincola sp. genome, the window AAAAGGAGAGGCTCGCCACGGTAGGCCAGGTGGCGCTGATGGTCGGACACGACCTGAGGAACCCGCTCCAGGCGGTCATGAACCTTGCGTTCATCATGAAGGAGGCGGCGGAGGAGGCGAGGATGTGCGCCGAAGAGCCCGCCTGCGCCGGCAGCGAACAGGGAACCTATGCCTTATCTAGGCAGGAGGGGGCGTTGAAGGAAGGGTCCAGCGCTGAGCCTCAGGAGACTGCTCGGGAGCATCTTTTCAGGTTCGCGGATACCGTTTCGGGCCTGGCTGAGAAGCTAGAGAAGGGCGCCCGGTACATGGACAAGATAGTGTCGGACCTCCAGGAGCTTGGGAGGCCGTTCAACCCAGAGCGGGATCTCTCCCGGGTCAGTCTAAGGTCCGTGCTGGACCTCGCGCTCTCGGGCGTCGACGTGCCGGGGAACGTGGAGCTCTTGGTGGAGGGCGGGGAGGATGAAGATGTGGTCATCCCCCAGCAGCTCACAGCGAGGGCGCTCAAGAACCTCGTGATAAACGCGGTGCAGGCTATGCCGGACGGCGGGAGGCTGACACTAGGCGCCAAGATCCTACACACTCCTGCTCCCGCTGAGGGGAAAGCTACCACCGACACAAACGCCACTGGGACTGGTGCCGCGGAGGCGGTCTTCACGGTCTCGGACACTGGCGCTGGCATCCCTCCCGGGGTCATGAAGGAGCTCTTCAAGCCCTTTAGGACGACGAAGGCCAAGGGCACCGGGCTGGGGCTGGCGATAGTCAAGAGGATAGCCGACGCAGTCGGAGGGTCGGTCGAGGTGGAGTCAGCGCCAGGGAAGGGGACGAAGTTCACGCTGAGGGTGCCAGTCAAGTTCGCTCCTTGCTGATCCTGGCTGGAATGCCATTTAAGGCGCAGCCGTTTTTACTCGAATTCTCATGCGTGGATTGTCCTCGGAGTGCAGTCGGCGGTGTTAGCTGAGTGTTTCGGGTGTGTAGTTAATCTTGTAGTTGTAGATGCATCCAATTTAGTTGATTTTGTATTTATTATGAATGACGGATCTCAGTGCAGTTGATGGATAGAATGCCCATCCGAAGTGCAACTGCAGCATCTTGTGTTCTTCCTCGACGTAGGCTGCCCCGAGACATGTAGGTGAGTCTACAGTCCGGCGTTCCAGGTGAAGGTTATCCTGTCATAGCCGACCGACTGCGCCTCTGTAGATTTAATTGCAATTGAGTACATCTGATGCTGAACTTTGCATGCTGGCAAGGACCGAATCCTTTTTTTGTCTGTTACCCCCTCATTCTCCGTAATCTATTCGATTCTATTGTGGTTGGCTGGTGTGCCTATGGAGCGTTCATTCGACGTTGCTGTGATAGGTGGCGGGCCTGCGGGATACGTCTGCGCCCTCAGATCCGCGCAGCTAGGGAAGAGGGTCGCCCTCGTAGAGAGGGACCAGATCGGCGGGACCTGCTTGAACCGCGGTTGCGTCCCGATGAAGGCCTTCCTTTCGGTCGCAAAGACGATCAGGGACGCGAAGAGGGCTTCTCGGTCCGGGCTTGACGTCCAGATGAACCTGAACTTCGAGAAGACAGCTTCATGGACTAAATATGTTGTTGAAAGGTCTAGGAAGGGTATAGAGTTCCTTCTCAGGTCAAGGGGCGTAGAGCTCCTGAAGGGCGAGGCCAGGTTCGTCTCACCAGGTAAGATAGAGGTCATGCCAGACGGCGGGTTACTTGGCGCCGACTCCTTCGTCGTGGCTACCGGGTCGAGGCCCTACGACCTGCCAGACGTCAGGTTCGACTCTGCTGGGGTGATCAGCTCAGACGAAGTCTTCTCGCTGAGGGAGCTCCCCAGGTCGATATGCATCGTGGGCGGAGGGGTGATCGGCGTTGAGATGGCGACCGCGCTCTCGGAGATGGGATCCAAGGTGACGATTGTGGAGATAATGGATCAACTGCTCCCTGGGTGGTGCACCGAAGTGGTGAAGCCAGTCTACGACTCTCTCGGCAAGCTCGGCGTGGACATGCGGATCGGGAAGAGGATAGTCAAGCTCGAAAGGGTCGGAGGGGCGATCGCAGAGGGGGCAAGGAATGGCGGTGAAACGGCGGGTGAAGGTAGGTGCGGCTGCATGAGCGGCAGCAGATATGTGGCTACCCTCTCGGACGGGGGCACCGTCGAATGCGACTATGTCCTGGTGGCTGTCGGGAGAAAGCCGAACACCGACGGGATCGGGCTTGGGGAGATAGGGGTCGAACTCGACCAGAAGGGCTTCGTCAAGGTCAACGAGAGGCTCGAGACTTCAGTGCCCGGCGTATACGCGGCTGGGGACGTTATCGGGGTCCCTTACCTGGCCCACCGCGCTTCGGACCAAGGCTACCAGATCGCGGAGATCATATCCGGCAGAAGGGACAAGTTCGAACCGCTCCCGGTGCCTTCCGTTGTATACTCTGACCCGGAGATCGCGGTCGTTGGGATGGACGAGGCAGGGGCTACAAAGATTGGTGTAGAGACCGTGACGGGAACTTTCCAGCTTGCCGCGCTCGCGAGGGCGATGACAATGAACCGCCCGGAGGGCTTTGTGAAGCTGGTGGCTGATAAGGGGAGCCGAAGGATAATTGGGTGCCAGATCGTCGGTGCGAACGCGTCTGACATCATAGGCGCATGCGTCCTGGCAGTCCAAACGGGGATGGCGCTTGAGGGGCTGGCTTCGTCGGTGATGCCCCACCCGACGCTGGTAGAGTCGCTGATGGAGTGCGCGAGGGTTGCAGCGGGGGAGCCGCTCCATGGGCCGCCTAGCGAAAGAAAGGAGAGCCTGAGATAGGACACGGTTGGTCGATCAGGCTGAAACAAATCCAAAAGGCGATCGAATCGATCCTGCTGCCCACCTTGCCTGTAGAAAAAAATCCCTTGGGCTCGTTGGGACCCCTAGTCGGCTTTGAGCGTCCGCTCGGCCGGGCTCCATGAGTTGCGCACATGCAATAATAAACGACACGGTTAATAGTAATCGCTGCCCATACCTGCTTACTTGAAGGGCCGGAGGGAGAACGCCTTTGGGGACCAGGTTTCATTTAAGCCCTAAGAAGCTGGCGGTAATAGCCGGGGTAGCCATCCTCCTGATCTACCTTTATTTCGTCGGCTTCTGGGAGGTCGTCCAAATCATAATGACGCTCGACCCGAGAACAGCCGTACTTGCCATACTGATCGACGTCCTCTGCATCTCGCTCTTCACGCTGAGCTGGAAGGTCCTGCTCGCTCCTCCAGGTATGAGTTTTCTCCGCTCCTTCGAGGTCGTCCTGGTCAGCATCTTCGGGGACATGATGATACCAACCGGGTCCGTCTCCGGCGAGATCGTTCGTATCACCATGACTACGAAGAAGTCGCGCCTGAGCCTCGGCGAGGCTACCGCGAGCGTCGTCCTGCACCGCCTCATCCTCGCGGTCACATTCTGCGGGGTCCTCGGGCTGGGCATAGCCTTCCTTGCCACGACCGATACGAAGCCGCTGAGTGCATTCTACTCATTCATCGTACTGGGGGCTGCGACAATAGCCGTCAGCGTCGTTGGGGCTTACCTGGCGGTCAACTCGAAGAAGTTTGAGAAGCACCTCTGCGCCTTCATATCCAAGGTCGCCCCGCTTATCAAACGCGTAAAGCGCGGCTACGATGCCGAGAGGAGCACCGCTAAGGCGGTGAGCGCCCTCTGCGCCTTCCAGGGATCGATGAGGGGGGCAAGAAAGCGGGTCCTCTTCGCATCCGCCGCGATTGCGACTGTTAGGTACTTCTTGGTCGCGCTGATACCCTACCTGATGTTCCAGTCCATAGGATACCCGGTCTCCTACTGGGTCGTGCTCGTGGTCTCGATCTTCGTCAGCATGGTCCAGCTTATGCCTATAGGCATCCCGGGCCTGGTCGGGGTTATCGAGGTCTCGATGACCGGTTTCTTCATTGGCTTCGGCATCCCGGCCGGCATCGCAGCCTCTGTTACCATACTCTCCAGGCTGGTCATGTTCTGGTTCGAGCTCTTAATAAGCGGCATAACCACCTCATATGTTGGCGTTAAGGTCGCTCTCGAGAACGGAAAAGGCAACGGTTTGGAGACAACTGTTTCTTCTGAAAAATCCCTCCCTGATCCATCGGTATCCGCCTGAGCGTTCGGGTCTGCACTGCTTGACGCAGGCGAAGAGCCTCCTCCGACAAGCGGGATGGTTATTTCACTGCTCCACTAATGCGTATGAAAAAGCCAAGCCCCAACGGGAGATGACCTATTGCAAATTGTAATAAAATGCAAATAATGATGAAAAATATAAAAATGATAAAGTAAAATAATAATAATATAGGGTAAATTTTACTTATGGCAAAGATCAGGAAGCTCCCTCCCAAGAAGTACCTGTCCACGCTGAAGTATGCTTCCCTAAACTACTTGTGTAGGGACTTCCGTTACCCTTTCTATTGCACCTTCAAGGTTATCCAGCGCTGCGACTCAAGGTGCGAGTTCTGCGACGTCTGGAGGAAACGGATGCCGGACATGCCCACTGAGAAAGTCCTCAGGATCATCGATAATGTGGCGAACTCGAGCGTAGTCCTCCTGAGCATGGAGGGGGGAGAACCGCTCCTCCGGAAGGACATCGGTGACATACTCGAGTACGTGCACACGAAACCACTGTACCTCCTCTTCACCACCAGCGGCAAGCTGATAGACCGGGTACCGATGAGGGATTACGCAAAGTCGATAGACTTCCTCCATGTCAGCATCGATGAGGGCCACGGTAACCTCGACCTCTTAGAGAGCCTCCCCGAATACGTCACGTGGGGCCCCACGGTGTGCGCCCAGATCGTCGTTATGCGGGAGCACTTGAAAGACTTGGAGTGGAAGGTGAGGCAGTGCCACAGGGTTGGCGCTAAGGCAGTCGTGATGCCCGCATGCCACCTGCCGGGCACTGACAACTACCTGCCTGAGATCGCTGCTTTCAGGGACGAGGTCCTCCGTCTGAAGAAGAGATATCCCCAGACCATCATAACCACGGAGCGGTACCTACGGACACTCGACGTCCCCCACAGCTGCAACACCGCCTCGGTGCTGGTTGACGCCGACGGGAGGCTATACTACCCGTGCAACATCAACCCGGTCTGCAGCATAGACGCCTCTGAAGAGCCGATCATGGACTTCCTCGTCTCGGAGAGGGCTAGGGAGTGCAGGGCGAGGATGAGGCTCTGTGACAGGAACTGCCACTGCTACCTCTACTTCGCGATGGACTCCCATCTCTCGATCAGGAGTACAGTCTCGGCGCTTGAACCGTACCTGAGCGGGCTATTCTGAATCCTCGGGCATCGCAAAGGCGCTTTTCCATGCCTTCCCTATCAATTGCTGGGTGTGCTAGTGGCACGAGGCTTCCTGCCGACCTCGCAAAATTTCAATCTTTCTTTTAGAAGTTTGCCGCTGCCGCCGTCCAATTTTTTTATAGATTACTAAATAAGGCACGAAGACCAGCCATAGCGTATGCAGAATGCTTTGGTAGTTTACGGAACCAGGACCGGTGCCGCCGCGTTCACTGCTCATGAGATTGCCCAGGAGCTCCAGCGCTTGGGTGTTGAAACAAGGGTCATAGACGCCAAGAAGGAAGAGGTTCGGTCTATAGACCAGTACGACCTGATAGTCGTGGGGAGCGGCATCCAGATGGGCAGGTGGACTGGGGACGCCGACTCGTTCCTTAAGAGGTTCAGGAAGGAGCTGGCAAAGAAGAAGGTGGCACTCTTCGTCAACTGCGGATCCGCCGTCGAGTCAATGAACGAGGGCAAGCCTGAAGTTGCCACAAACGCAAGGAGGAAGTACTTGGAGGAGAAGGCTACCCAATACGGTTTGACCCCTGTGGCACTGGGCTTCTTCGGCGCAGTCTACAACTTCAACGAGATGCCGTGGATAATAAGGAAGGGTATGGAACATGAGCGCCCAAAGCTCGCTTCCTACAGGCAGCCGGAGCTTGGTGTTTACGATACGCGGGACGTAGAGGGCATCAGGGATTGGGCAAGGAATCTCTTGGCGAGATAAAGGGGACTTCGCCCTCCTGGAAGGAACCAGATTTGTTGTTTGATACATGAATCTTTGGCCTTCTCCCGTAGGGAAGCTTCCTATCCGTGTTTATTTGATACACTATTCTATCTGGACTGATCTGAGCGGATAAACTGCCATGGCATCGCATCTGATTTGAAGAGCAGTGCTACATCTTTAACTTAACTAGGCACTATCCTGCCAAAAAATCCTGCCAAAAACAAGGGAAGAGTGCCTCTGACCAATTTTTGACTGGAGGGATGAACAGTGACCACGCTGGCTAAAAATAAATTTTTATAATGCTAAGGCTCCCGTAGTTAGTTGCCGTCAGGCATTCAGGAAGGTGATGCAGTCATGGGCGCCGATCTTGCTCCAATCCAGTTGCTCGGGGCCCTCCTTCTGGTTCTCGGGGTCATCCTCTTCGTGATGCCCTTCCTTCTCGAGAGGATCCCATCGCTTGAGAACGTCCCTTGGATCCTGATCTATGTCTATAGGAGCGACGGTTTCGTCTTCATAACCTCCCCGATCCTGATCATCATCAGCCTGCTGTCGATCCTGTGGTACTTCCTCAGCAACGCCCGGGTCTGAATAATGGTAAATTAACTGTGTTATCGTTTGATGTTTCCATGAAAAATAACATTCTACCTACAGATCGCCCCCTTCTATGACAGGGAACCCAGTGACTATCCCACACTGTCGTATGGGGACTCCCCACCGAATAAGTTAAATGATATCCGTTTCAGACCGGATGATCTTATCTGATCTAATCTAAACGCGATTCTATTAAGTTCGCAATTGCGACTTTGGAGCCGGTGGAAGACAAGATTCGCCGCCTTTCAAAGAAGCCCTAACTGAAGCCGGCTTCTGTCCCCGCGACCTCCATTGTCGCTCGAAGCAGGAACCCGATCCACTGTGGCACAGTTTCCTGCGCATACAGCTGATTCAACTGCAGTTTGAAAGCTGGACCTACTCTTTCCAGAGGCGGTCGAAGAGCAGCTTCCCGACCACGATCGCCAATGCAACTCCCGCGATCTCGTCGGCTATGTAGTGCTGCTTAACAAAGAGGGTCGAGAGGACGACCCCCGCAGCTATGAATGCGGCGGCAAGCTCGGCGCCCCTCGTCTTGACGCTCGGCTTCACCTTCCTGTACCTGTGCCAGGCGTACGCGCATATCGTGGACACCGCAGCGTGGAGGGACGGGAAGCAGTTGAATGACGTATCCCCCTCCCAGAACGCATAGACCTGTTCTGCCCAGAAGCCTTGCACCGGGTCTGCCAGGAACTCGAGGCGCCACCAGTAGGTCGAGACTGGGAAGACGACATAGACGGCGAGGGCTATCGCATTAATCGCAACGAGGGCCCACCCGAGCGCATACCCCCTTCTGTACTCTACAAGCCCGAAGAAGACCATCGTGGCGGCGGCGAACGGATAGAACAGAAAGACATAGAAGACCACGAACTCCGGCACGAATGGTATGCCGTTCTCCAGCCCTCCCGTTAGGAAGTCGAGGCGGTACCCTGCTCCGGGCGGGTAGAGCTGCCCTGTCCAGTCATAGCCGATGTTGTTAAGCAGCACGAAGAAGACGATCAACATCAAAAAGACATTCCCGAGCGCGTAGCTAAGGTACTCGCTGAGTCGTGTCGACCTCCCGCCGAAGAACGCCCTCTCGACGGTCCCCTGCAGCCTTTCGTGGATACCCATCTCAAGCGCACCCATGGTGATGTCAATACTCTGCCAGTTTGGTTGTATAAGTAGATTGCTCCGCCCGACTTCTCAACCCCGCCCCGTTACGCGTTCAGCCGGGCTTGGCAATCCTTTAGTGATTTCAGGGTAATACTTTATAAATGCCTTTTATCCACTAAAAAGGACTAATAATGCAGGGTGAGCATGCCGCTAGGAAAAGGAGAAAATCCGAGGAAAACGGGCAAGAAAAAGAAACTAATTATCCGAGGTTGATCGGTGCTGTCAGCACCTCGCCCGAGACTTTTCTGATCGAGTTAACATCCAAAAAAGGTTGCACACCGTCATCTGCGCTTCTCGAGTTTTTGGACGCCTCAGGCATCTGGGCGGAGTGGATCAGTGCGGTAGACCTCAGTCCAAATACCGAAAGCGGGGTTGGCATCGACGGCGGCGATTCTGGGGAAGCTTCGGACAAGGACAGCGGCTTGGTCGAGGTCTCTGCTCTAGTGCGCTCAAAAAATCCGATCGACGAGGGCGTCTTGGCTTCCTCATTGAAGAGGCATCTGGGGGATCGGCTGCTCAACGCAAAGGTGATCCGCGCCCCTGCGATGAGCCAGGGCTTTCCGCCGGTGCTGAAGATCAACGGAAAAGAGAGACGCTGCCTTCTGCTTAACGAGTCGGATCTCTCAGCCCTCTTCAGGGGCATGCAGGAGCTATTCGGCACCGGTGCAGCGGTTGTGCTATACAACCTCGGGAAGGACATGGGGGTCCGTTGCTACGCGGCTTCCTACTCGCTGGTGACGGGTGAACGTGAAACACTCGAGCTATGCCTGAGGATGAGGCAGCTACTGGGTTTCGGTAGGTTCAAGATACTAAGTTGGGAGGGTGGAGTTCCCCGAGAGGTTCTCGTCGAGGACAACATCGAATGCCGCCTGACAGGCAACATCCCGGGGCAGGAGTCTGCACTGGTCAGGGGTTACCTCGAAGGTGCCATAAGCGCTGCTACCGAAGTGAACGTGAGGGCGGTGGAGGAGCAGTGCTTGAGGAAGGGCGACCGATGCTGCACCTTTAGGATCGAGCGGGTATAGGGCGCTTCGGCCTGGAAACGGTACCGTCTTCTTTTCATTATATTTTGACTTGGATTGGAAGAGCCTAGATAAATAAAGAAGGCGCCAGGAATGCTATGTTCTTTTCATACATAGAAAAAGGCCGAATCCTGGTCCAGTAGCAAGTTCTTGCGGAGCTGGTGCTTCAACAAACTGAATATCTGGCACTCCGCATCCGGGCTTGACTAAATTCCTTTGAACTACTGTTTGTTGGCATGCCTGGCGTCACCGATCGCTGTTTTCAATTTAAAAGGAGGGCAGGCACCTTCACGCAGCTCCTTATCCCTCTAATTCGGACCAAATCTCCCTGACACCGATGGAACCAGTTAGCCCGTTCCCCAGCCACGCACATTCATGCTGTGGTGGCGCGAACCCTCGATTTTCCGCCCTCCTTCTGTATCCTGAAGATGTGGTCTACCGCGCCCTCGAGTTCCCTCTCGTGCGAGACTATCACAGCCTGCCTCAGCCCAAGTCCCCTCAGCAGGTCGCCCATCTTACCGATCTGGTCCTTGCTGAACCCGTCCGTAGGCTCGTCCAGGATAAGGAGATCTGCTCCTATCCGAGAGTTCCTCTGGACGACCCTGTTAAGAGCCAGCCTGTAGGCAAGGGCGAGCGAGGTCCTCTCCCCGCCGCTCAGGTTCCCGACGTCCTGCTCGTACGAGTCCTGGGTCACGAGCGGAGTGAAGTCCTCGTCTATCCTGACGCCCTTCGAGGGGTCGTCTACAAGGTAGGAGAACCACCTGCTGAACTCCTCCTCGAACTCCACTCTCACCGCGTTCATTACCGTCAGCTCTATCCTCTCCAGCGCTGCCGCGAAGTACTTCACAAGCCAATCGGCATGCCCGCCGAGGACCTCAGCCCTCCTGAGCTTGCCCTTCAGCCTCTCCGCCTCCGCCTGCAGGTCCTCCAGCCTCTCCCTCCCGACTGCGATCTCCTTCTCAAGCCCTGCTTTCCGGGCAAGGAGCCTGTCCCTCTCTGTTTCTTTCTTCCTGATCTCCGCCTCGCACTCCCTGAACGCCCTCTCGGCATCCCTGTACTTCTCGGCCGCCTCCGATGCCCTCGCCTTCATCTCGGCGAGATCCTTCTCCGATGCCCTCGCCGCCTCGAGCCTTTGCTCTGCCACGAAGACGCCTTCCTCTATCTCGGAAGCCGTCTCTTTCAGCAGCTCCAGCTGCTTCTTCTTCGTGGCGTACTCTTTGATCTCGCCCCTCGTCCTCTCCAGGTCCTTGATCTCCTCGGCAGCCTCTTGGCGCCTCCGCCTCGCCTCCTCGAACTTCTCCTCAGCCTCCTGCAGGTGCGCCCTGTACTCGGCCCCATCGATGGACCTTTTGCACGTCGGGCAGTAGCCCTTCATAACCAGTGACCTGATGGTGTCCAACTGCTCCCGTAGCCTGCCCAGGTCCGTGTCGTGCCCGCTCAGCCGCGCCTTCGCCTCCTCGAGCATCCCTTCGACCTCATCCTCAGACATGGGCGGCTCCCCCCCGGGATCGGTCTCATTTATCCTCGCCAGTATCTCCGCGAGTCTCCTCCTGTTTTCAGCGATCCTTCTCTCAAGCTCAGAGATCTCCTCCCTCACCTTCTCGAGGTCTGATTCGATCTTCTGGACGTCCCTCGCCTCCTTTGCGCGAGCCAGCAGCTCCTTTTGGAGCCTCTTGCGCTCTTCCTTCAGCCCTCCGAGCTCACTTTCGACAACCTCGGCCTCCGAGGCAAGCTGTTGCAAATCCTCCTCGAGCCCGGGGAGCCGCTCCTCGATCCCCCTGATCTCATCCAGCACCCCGGGGAGCCTCTCCGCCT encodes:
- a CDS encoding SMC family ATPase, with product MIIKSVKLKNIRTYEEEEVSLPEGVILFEGGIGAGKSTLLLAIEFALFGLGNEKGTTLLSIGKNSGSVELTFETGGKEVKVHRGLERSRKAAGSGAGALHQGLLVPASVKQGECWIEVDGVRTSYSPKEMKEQVLRILNYNEPMDPKAKSVIFRYAVYTPQEEMKEILSQPADLRLQTIRKALRIEEYKTAVENARSIAADLRREAEYIRKEAERLPGVLDEIRGIEERLPGLEEDLQQLASEAEVVESELGGLKEERKRLQKELLARAKEARDVQKIESDLEKVREEISELERRIAENRRRLAEILARINETDPGGEPPMSEDEVEGMLEEAKARLSGHDTDLGRLREQLDTIRSLVMKGYCPTCKRSIDGAEYRAHLQEAEEKFEEARRRRQEAAEEIKDLERTRGEIKEYATKKKQLELLKETASEIEEGVFVAEQRLEAARASEKDLAEMKARASEAAEKYRDAERAFRECEAEIRKKETERDRLLARKAGLEKEIAVGRERLEDLQAEAERLKGKLRRAEVLGGHADWLVKYFAAALERIELTVMNAVRVEFEEEFSRWFSYLVDDPSKGVRIDEDFTPLVTQDSYEQDVGNLSGGERTSLALAYRLALNRVVQRNSRIGADLLILDEPTDGFSKDQIGKMGDLLRGLGLRQAVIVSHERELEGAVDHIFRIQKEGGKSRVRATTA
- a CDS encoding FAD-dependent oxidoreductase, with translation MERSFDVAVIGGGPAGYVCALRSAQLGKRVALVERDQIGGTCLNRGCVPMKAFLSVAKTIRDAKRASRSGLDVQMNLNFEKTASWTKYVVERSRKGIEFLLRSRGVELLKGEARFVSPGKIEVMPDGGLLGADSFVVATGSRPYDLPDVRFDSAGVISSDEVFSLRELPRSICIVGGGVIGVEMATALSEMGSKVTIVEIMDQLLPGWCTEVVKPVYDSLGKLGVDMRIGKRIVKLERVGGAIAEGARNGGETAGEGRCGCMSGSRYVATLSDGGTVECDYVLVAVGRKPNTDGIGLGEIGVELDQKGFVKVNERLETSVPGVYAAGDVIGVPYLAHRASDQGYQIAEIISGRRDKFEPLPVPSVVYSDPEIAVVGMDEAGATKIGVETVTGTFQLAALARAMTMNRPEGFVKLVADKGSRRIIGCQIVGANASDIIGACVLAVQTGMALEGLASSVMPHPTLVESLMECARVAAGEPLHGPPSERKESLR
- a CDS encoding radical SAM protein, which translates into the protein MAKIRKLPPKKYLSTLKYASLNYLCRDFRYPFYCTFKVIQRCDSRCEFCDVWRKRMPDMPTEKVLRIIDNVANSSVVLLSMEGGEPLLRKDIGDILEYVHTKPLYLLFTTSGKLIDRVPMRDYAKSIDFLHVSIDEGHGNLDLLESLPEYVTWGPTVCAQIVVMREHLKDLEWKVRQCHRVGAKAVVMPACHLPGTDNYLPEIAAFRDEVLRLKKRYPQTIITTERYLRTLDVPHSCNTASVLVDADGRLYYPCNINPVCSIDASEEPIMDFLVSERARECRARMRLCDRNCHCYLYFAMDSHLSIRSTVSALEPYLSGLF
- a CDS encoding flavodoxin domain-containing protein, with translation MQNALVVYGTRTGAAAFTAHEIAQELQRLGVETRVIDAKKEEVRSIDQYDLIVVGSGIQMGRWTGDADSFLKRFRKELAKKKVALFVNCGSAVESMNEGKPEVATNARRKYLEEKATQYGLTPVALGFFGAVYNFNEMPWIIRKGMEHERPKLASYRQPELGVYDTRDVEGIRDWARNLLAR
- a CDS encoding phosphatase PAP2 family protein, with the translated sequence MGIHERLQGTVERAFFGGRSTRLSEYLSYALGNVFLMLIVFFVLLNNIGYDWTGQLYPPGAGYRLDFLTGGLENGIPFVPEFVVFYVFLFYPFAAATMVFFGLVEYRRGYALGWALVAINAIALAVYVVFPVSTYWWRLEFLADPVQGFWAEQVYAFWEGDTSFNCFPSLHAAVSTICAYAWHRYRKVKPSVKTRGAELAAAFIAAGVVLSTLFVKQHYIADEIAGVALAIVVGKLLFDRLWKE
- a CDS encoding lysylphosphatidylglycerol synthase transmembrane domain-containing protein, coding for MGTRFHLSPKKLAVIAGVAILLIYLYFVGFWEVVQIIMTLDPRTAVLAILIDVLCISLFTLSWKVLLAPPGMSFLRSFEVVLVSIFGDMMIPTGSVSGEIVRITMTTKKSRLSLGEATASVVLHRLILAVTFCGVLGLGIAFLATTDTKPLSAFYSFIVLGAATIAVSVVGAYLAVNSKKFEKHLCAFISKVAPLIKRVKRGYDAERSTAKAVSALCAFQGSMRGARKRVLFASAAIATVRYFLVALIPYLMFQSIGYPVSYWVVLVVSIFVSMVQLMPIGIPGLVGVIEVSMTGFFIGFGIPAGIAASVTILSRLVMFWFELLISGITTSYVGVKVALENGKGNGLETTVSSEKSLPDPSVSA